AGAGGGTAAATTTATTGAGGCGGCGTGGAAGCTCAAGGAACAGAATGCGTTGCCTGCCGTCACCGGGCGCGTGTGTCCGCAGGAGACCCAGTGCGAGATCAAGTGCATCCTCGGCAAGAAGGGTGAGCCGGTGGCTATTGGACGCCTCGAGAGGTTTGCCGCTGATTACGAGCGGAAGGCCGGTAAGATCAAAATACCTGAGATCGCTGAGCCGACAGGTAAAAAGATAGCCATCATCGGGGCGGGGCCTGCGGGGCTCACCGTTGCAGGTGATCTTATCAAATTAGGACATAGTGTCACGATCTTCGAAGCACTTCACGAAACAGGCGGGGTCTTGGTATACGGCATCCCCGAATTCCGCCTGCCCAAAGAAATAGTAAAGTTCGAGATCGATTATCTGAAAAAACTCGGCGTTGAGATCATCATGGATTACGTGGTCGGGAAAGCACGCACCGTAGATGAGCTTTTAAGCAGCGGTTACGATGCGGTATTTATCGGAACCGGCGCCGGCCTACCCATGTTTATGGACATACCCGGTGAAAACCTTGTGGGCGTCTATTCGGCAAATGAGTATCTCACCAGATCGAACCTGATGAAATCATTCAGGTTTCCCGAGTACGGCACTGTACCTATCAGGAGCAAGAAAACCGTTACTATAGGTGGCGGCAACGTTGCAATGGACTCGGCCCGGACTGCTGTGCGAAGCGGGGCGGAATCCGTAATAGTCTACAGGCGAAGCCGTGAGGAGATGCCGGCACGGGACGAGGAAATCCACCACGCCGAGGAAGAAGGCATTGAATTTCAACTTCTCACCAATCCGGTTCAAATCATCGGCGACGCAGAAGGCAGGGTAAAAGCCGTGGAGTGTATAAAGATGGAACTGGGGGAGCCGGACGACTCCGGACGCCGCAGGTCGGCACCCGTCGAGGGCAGCGAGTTTATTATTGAATGTGATACGGTTATTCCCGCGCTCGGCAACCTTCCAAATCCGCTTATTCCAATGACCACGCCGGATCTTAAGACTACCCGCTGGGGCACATTGGAGTGTGATCCGGACACGCTCGAAACTTCCAAAGAGGGCGTTTTCGCGGGTGGTGATATCGTAACGGGGGCTGCCACGGTGATTTCCGCAATGGGCGCCGGAAAAACTGCTGCTGCGAGCATTCACGAATATATCATGACAGGAAAAGTTACCAAACCCCAGAAAGCATAGTCGGGGGTCAGGTCTTGCTTTTTGCCATCCTTGATGCAATTTTGTGACCCCTCTGACATTCATGATGGCAATAAGCAAGACCTGACCCCCGATCTGTGTTCCCCTCCATTGATGGGAGGGGTTAGGGGAGGGTGAGGGGGATTCACTCTTGTACGCGTTTTATGCGGAGTATCTCCCGGCCGAAATGAGCTAAATTGGTGTAAGGCCTGTCGAATCCGCTCTCGCCGTCAAATTCTACGGTGTCAGGGTCAATTGCAACAAAGGAAACCCCTGCATGTTTTGCTGCCGATATATCTCCCTTCCCGTCACCGATAAAGAGGCACTCATCAGGGTTGTAGCGAAATTCCTCAAGAAGGCGGGTGAGCAATTCTGCCTTTGGGCCAGTCTCCGCCCCCTCGGATCACCTCGAGACGTCTCTCAAGTTTCTGGGCCGACAAACAGTTTCTCAGTTCTTCTATGGGCGTGTTTGACAGCGCAATTGAACGAGGTAATGATACAGCTATGAAAAAGGAAATTGACCGGAAATCAAGAATGCACTCGGCGGAGCATCTCCTCAATCAGACGATGATCAGGATGTTCGACTGCGGCCGCGGTTTCAGCGCCCATATCGAAAAGAAAAAATCGAAATGCGATTACCATTTCAATCGTTCTTTATCTGAAAAGGAAGTCAGGGAAATCGAAAAGCGGGTTAATGACGTTGTCATGGCCGATATGCCGGTTGCCGAAGAGTATATTTCCCAAGAGGAGGCGCAGAAACATTATAAGCTGGAGCGGTTGCCCGACGATGCGGGTGATAACCTCAGAATTGTCAGAATCGGAGATTATGATGCCTGCCCATGCATCGGTTCCCATGTGAATTCATCAAAAGAAATCGGCGAATTCCGGATTATCTCATCAAGTTTTGAAGACGGGGTGTTGAGGATAAGATACAGGATTGCCCAGCCGGAAAAATAGCAGTGTTGTTTGTAATAGGCTGAATTGTAAGCAAGCCATTCCTGCCTGAATAGAATACCGTAGAAAAATATTTTCTCTTTGACATTAATAAACATATAATTTACTGTTCGATCATGATTAGATCTTTTCGGTGCAGCGAAACAGATAAGATTTTTTTGGACAACAGGAAAAGGAGAGACGTAATGGGAGACAAGGGCGGTAAGAAAGATAAGGAAAAGGGGCGGAAACAGAACACCGAAAAACAGAAACAAAAATCAAGAAACAAGCTTGATAAGCAGCCAAAAAGAAGGCCTTGATAGAAATCACGGTACGGAGATCTGCACAACAGCTTTCGCCGTGCGAAGTTCAAATGATAATGGGGTGAAATTCTGTTCCGTTCTTCCTGAAGCAAGGGAAAGGTGATTTTAAAAACCCCAATATCTTCTGACTGAAATGTCAGTACAGAAATTGAAGACAGTGCTATACGCTGGTAAAAAACAGGCTTCTTAATTTTCAAGATATTTGTTTACTGTACGTAACAAAATCATCAGATCAAAAACTGCATACAGCTTTATTGTATCCAAACTTCCTTGTCGATTTTCTGAGTTCATATAACTGCTATATCACTTTCGGCAAGATATCTTTAAATTGTGATTCAATTCTTGAAAACCATTGACAAACTTCATTAAAAGTGCAAGGAATTTTCCAAGAATTTTATATTGATGGTCTCATAAAAAATCTTTCTTTGTCACCCTGAATTTATTTCAGGGTCTCGAACTTGTTGAAATAATTAGATCCTGAAACAAGTTCAGGATGACAAATGGTGTAGTTTATGACTTTTTACCATTACTAAGTGTATCGATAGCCTCGAAAGCTGTTCTTTTCAACACCCTCTTTGGAAGCCATATTGTCTCGTGCAAAAATATGTTCTTTGAGAACCTGCACGAGGCGCTCTCCAGAAGAGTTTTCTTCTTAACTTATGAGGATGCTGATGGTAGACGACCAATTATCACAATCCACCGAAGTGGCGTTACGTGAGCGAGTCAAAGAGCTAACATGTCTTTACGGGATTTCTCAGATAGCCGGACAGCTTGGCATATCCTTGGAAGAAATTCTTCAACGAATAGTCGAAATTATCCCACCCGCATGGCACTATCCCGAAACAGCTTTCGCGAGAATAATCTTGGATGGAACTTCCTACACGACCCACGGCTTCCGTGATTGCCGCCAAAAGCAGACGGCTGAGATAATTGTGGATGGTGTGCCAAGAGGTGCTGTTGAGCTGGTTTATGTAGAGGAAAAACCCGATCTTGATGAGGGTCCATTTCTCAAGGAAGAACGTAAACTGATTGATGCAGTGGCCGGCCAGGTGGCACGTATTATCGAACGCAAGCAGGCAGAGAAGGACAGAACAAAGCTCCACGATCAACTGAGACATGCTGACCGACTGGCTACCATCGGGATGCTTGCGGCAGGTGTAGCCCATGAGCTCAATGAACCTCTGGGGAATATTCTTGGGTTTGCCCAATTGGCACAGAAGTGCCCCGGGATTCCGGCTTCAGCCGGGCAGGACATTCAAAAAATCGAAACCGCTTCTTTGCACGCACGGGAGATTATCCGGAAGCTCCTGGTTTTTGCTCGACAGGCACCACCTCAGAAGACAAGGGTCAACCTCAATCAGGTGGTGGAAGACGGCCTTTATTTTTTCGAATCTCGGTGCAGCAAGGAAGGTATAGAACTTGTTCGTCTGCTTTCCCCGAACCTGCCGGAAGTCACAGCTGATCCGGCGCAATTGAACCAGGTCCTGGCCAATTTGGTTACCAATGCCTTGCAGTCAATGCCGGGAACAGGCAGGATCATGGTTCAGACACAATTTCACGACCGCAACGTTTATCTTATCGTGAAAGATACGGGGACCGGTATGAGCGAGGATGTCCTCGATAAAATATTCATTCCATTCTTCACGACTAAGGACCTTGGCCAGGGAACTGGTTTAGGTATGCCTGTAGTATATGGGATTGTTACCGCCAATGGCGGTTCGATTAATGTTAAGAGCAAACCCGGCTTCGGTACCCGGTTCGAGATTCGATTGCCGGTGGCAGAGCTGGAAGACACGGAGGAAAGTGCTTAATATGACGTCTTTTGCCAGGAAAGAACGCATTTTGATAGTGGATGATTCTGTAAACACACTGGAGGTTTTACAGCGAAATCTGACAGTAGCGGGCTATCAGGCTTTCACGGCACCCGGCGTGTCCGAAGCGATCGCAACTCTTGGGACAACACAATTTGATCTGGTCATTACTGACTTCAAAATGCCTAAGGTTAATGG
This Syntrophales bacterium DNA region includes the following protein-coding sequences:
- the gltA gene encoding NADPH-dependent glutamate synthase yields the protein MDPKERKKIPRQKMPEQDPKRRKHNFEEVPYGFTEELAVMEAKRCIQCKKPLCITGCPVNIDIPAFISLIEEGKFIEAAWKLKEQNALPAVTGRVCPQETQCEIKCILGKKGEPVAIGRLERFAADYERKAGKIKIPEIAEPTGKKIAIIGAGPAGLTVAGDLIKLGHSVTIFEALHETGGVLVYGIPEFRLPKEIVKFEIDYLKKLGVEIIMDYVVGKARTVDELLSSGYDAVFIGTGAGLPMFMDIPGENLVGVYSANEYLTRSNLMKSFRFPEYGTVPIRSKKTVTIGGGNVAMDSARTAVRSGAESVIVYRRSREEMPARDEEIHHAEEEGIEFQLLTNPVQIIGDAEGRVKAVECIKMELGEPDDSGRRRSAPVEGSEFIIECDTVIPALGNLPNPLIPMTTPDLKTTRWGTLECDPDTLETSKEGVFAGGDIVTGAATVISAMGAGKTAAASIHEYIMTGKVTKPQKA
- a CDS encoding HAD hydrolase-like protein → MLTRLLEEFRYNPDECLFIGDGKGDISAAKHAGVSFVAIDPDTVEFDGESGFDRPYTNLAHFGREILRIKRVQE
- a CDS encoding ATP-binding protein, whose product is MVDDQLSQSTEVALRERVKELTCLYGISQIAGQLGISLEEILQRIVEIIPPAWHYPETAFARIILDGTSYTTHGFRDCRQKQTAEIIVDGVPRGAVELVYVEEKPDLDEGPFLKEERKLIDAVAGQVARIIERKQAEKDRTKLHDQLRHADRLATIGMLAAGVAHELNEPLGNILGFAQLAQKCPGIPASAGQDIQKIETASLHAREIIRKLLVFARQAPPQKTRVNLNQVVEDGLYFFESRCSKEGIELVRLLSPNLPEVTADPAQLNQVLANLVTNALQSMPGTGRIMVQTQFHDRNVYLIVKDTGTGMSEDVLDKIFIPFFTTKDLGQGTGLGMPVVYGIVTANGGSINVKSKPGFGTRFEIRLPVAELEDTEESA